A part of Caretta caretta isolate rCarCar2 chromosome 1, rCarCar1.hap1, whole genome shotgun sequence genomic DNA contains:
- the LOC125630541 gene encoding uncharacterized protein LOC125630541 yields the protein MQSSSAQVTMMESQNRKRAPAWTEREVRDLIAVWGEESVLSELRSSFRNAKTFLKISQGMKDRGHNRDPKQCRVKLKELRQAYQKTREANSRSGSEPQTCRFYDELHAILGGSATTTPAVLFDSFNGDGGNTEVGFGDEEDDDEEVVDSSQQASGETGFPDSQELFLTLDLEPVPPEPTQGCLLDSAGGEGTSAACVSMITGSSPSQRLVKLRKKKKRTRDEMFSELMLSSHTDRAQTNAWRQIMSECRKAQNDREERWRAEESKWRAEDRAEAQRWRQRDERRQDSMLRLLQDQTSMLQCMVELQQRQLEHRLPLQPLCNQPPSSPSSIASTPRRPRTRWGGLRPTSHSTTEDCPKKRRLSFNKF from the exons atgcagagctcatcagcacaggtgaccatgatggagtcccagaatcgcaaaagagctccagcatggaccgaacgggaggtacgggatctgatcgctgtttggggagaggaatccgtgctatcagaactccgttccagttttcgaaatgccaaaacctttctgaaaatctcccagggcatgaaggacagaggccataacagggacccgaagcagtgccgcgtgaaactgaaggagctgaggcaagcctaccagaaaaccagagaggcgaacagccgctctgggtcagagccccaaacatgccgcttctatgatgagctgcatgccattttagggggttcagccaccactactccagccgtgttgtttgactccttcaatggagatggaggcaatacggaagtaggttttggggacgaagaagatgatgatgaggaggttgtagatagctcacagcaagcaagcggagaaaccggttttcccgacagccaggaactgtttctcaccctagacctggagccagtaccccccgaacccacccaaggctgcctcctggactcagcaggtggagaagggacctctg ctgcatgtgtttcaatgatcacaggatcttctccttcccagaggctagtgaagcttagaaagaaaaaaaaacgcactcgcgatgaaatgttctccgagctcatgctgtcctcccacactgacagagcacagacgaatgcgtggaggcaaataatgtcagagtgcaggaaagcacaaaatgaccgggaggagaggtggagggctgaagagagtaagtggcgggctgaagacagggctgaagctcaaaggtggcggcagcgtgatgagaggaggcaggattcaatgctgaggctgctgcaggaccaaaccagtatgctccagtgtatggttgagctgcagcaaaggcagctggagcacagactgccactgcagcccctctgtaaccaaccgccctcctccccaagttccatagcctccacacccagacgcccaagaacgcggtgggggggcctccggccaaccagccactccaccacagaggattgcccaaaaaaaagaaggctgtcattcaataaattttaa